ATGAGCCCGGAGCCGAAGCTTTCCTCGATGGTGCCGGCGTGGATGAGGTAAGCATCCCGGGTGTAGGAGGCGTAAAGCTCCTTCCAGCCAAGGCTGAGGCGGTCCGGGTCAAGCTCTTCCAGCAGTTCGGATTGGTTGGTGCTGTATTTGGGCAGTTCGGCGATGAATTTCATCCCGAAGCTGAAGTTCTTGTAGCCGAGGCTGAAGCCGAAGGAATTCTGGAAATATACGTGCAGCGAATCCGGCACACTGCGGTAGATGAGGCTGGCCTCGTTGAGCCCGTTGAGCAGGGGCGCGCTCTGGGCCGCCAAGCCGCAAACCAGCAGCAGCGCCGCCAGGATCAGTGGCAGTTTTCGCATGGCGATTTAGGGGTTTGAACCGGGTTGAGCTTCTGCTCGGGAGCGGCCTTTTCCTCGCAATCGCAATCTTCGCAGGGCTCTTCGCAATCGCAGTCACTGCCCTTTTCAGCCTCGATCCCCAGCAGGGAGCGGACCTTGATCTCATAATCCTGTTCGTCTCCGGCCACGAAGCCCTTGTGCTCCAGCACGATCTCGCCGGCCTTGTCCAGGATGAAGGTGTGGGGCGGCTCGGTGACGTTGAGCTTTTTGGCCAGGGTCTGGTCCGGGTCGAAGAGGGATACGAACTTGAAGTTCTTGCCCTTGAGGTAGTTTTTGGCTTTGGTCTGGGCTTTGGGGGCGTCGATGGAGACCAGGACCACGGTGAGGCTGTCATATTTTTGGGCGAGGGCGTCCAGGGCGGGCATGGCCTGTTTGCAGGGCTGGCAGTAATCCGCCCAGAAATCTATGATCACGGGGCCGCGGCCCAGTAGCTCGGCGAGGGTGACGTTTTGGTTGCTTGCGTTGGGAAGGCGGAATTCCGGCATGGGCTCGGCCACAAGACTGCCTGCCAGCAGGAGCAAGATTATCACTAAGATTTGGCATTTCATGTTTGTATCTCCATATATTTCAATTTGTTGTCTGTTCCGCTCCGAAGCCCTTAAGCTGCGGGCGGGAGTTGCCTCCCGCCTGATGGCCGCACTTCAGGCGGGTATTTGGCGAGGGGCAGGCGCGGAACGGAAGCTTTGGTCTCATGTTGGCATCAGGCCGGTTATCTGTCAAGCTCCACTTCGATGCCGCTATGGATGTTGGCATTGTTGCCGAAGATAACCGGCTTGGTTTGGGCGAAGATGACCAGCGAGGCGTCGTCCGGGATGGTCACGGCGGAGCTGAGGCTGAAGCTGACGGTGTTGGGGAAGTCCAGAAAACCGATGTCCTGGACGGATTTGGCCCGCACCACGTTGCGCAAGTTCTGGCCTTGGGTGTTGGTGAAGCTGGATTCGCGCTCGATGAGCACACAGTTCAGCACCAGGTCCGTGTGGGTGAACGGGGCCGGCATGTCCAACTGCACCGAGCCGCTGATGGTCTGTCCATCCACGCTGTAAGTGAGGCCGGAATAGTTGATCCGGCTGTCGAGCCCGGCCAGGTTTTGCACTTGCGCCGCGTATTCGGAAAGGATGTCGGCTGAGCTGCCCGTGAGCATCACCTCTCCGTCCAGGATGGAGGTGGGCACTGTGAAGGGTCCGTAGTAATCGTAGGTGGGGTCTCCCGGCACGGTGAGGGGGCCGGTGATGTGGTGTTCCAGATAGCTGAGCTGGCCGGGGTGATCCAGCTGCAGGTCGTGGAGTTCGGCCTCCACGGCGGGGCAGTTGGGGCAGCCCAGGAAGGTGAAATATTCGATGATCACGCGCTGCTTGACCACCGGCGGCTCACAGCTCATCTGGTTTCCCCGCAGCAGCCAGTGCCCGTTCCGTTTCACCAGGCGTTCGCCGGTGAAGGTGCTGTCCGCGATCACGCCTTTGGTCTCGGTGACCTGTAGGCGCCAGTTGACCACGGCGGTGGAGTCTGAAAGCAGATCGGAGGCAAGCAAGGTTGCCCCGGCCACGGCAGCCGGCTGAGCCTGGAAAATGCCTTCCAACCAGGCGCGGCGGTCGGCTTTGTTCAGCCCGAAATGCAAATAGTCATCCGCGAAGAAGGCCATGACAGGGTCGATCCCCGCTTCCGTCTGGTTTTGCAGGGCTTCATCCAGCGGTGTGAACAGCTCTGCCTCCAGATCAACCGCGTCCGGGGGCAGGAAGTTGTGGCCAAAGCGGTCGCAGCCGGCCCCGAACAGGGCGGCCAGAACGATCAGGACGGGAAGGGCAAATCTTTTCATTCGGTTGTCTCCGGAATGAGTTCCAGGGCTTTGAGCAGATCGGCCTTGCTGAAAAGCTCGGCCATCTTGACAGGCTCGCGGCCGGGGATGTAAAGCACGTTGAAGGGCACGCCGATGCTGCCGCCTTTTTGCATCCAGTCTTTCAGCACGGGGTCCTCGCGGGTGAAATCGCCCTTGAGCAGCACCACGCCGCGTTTGCTGAATTCGGCCTGGATATCGGGCTGCAGCAGCACTTTTTTCTCGTTGGCCTTGCAGTTCGTGCACCAATCCGCGCCGATGTCCAGAAAGACGGGTTTGCCCTCAGATTGCATACGGGCAAAGAGTTCCGGCGAGAAAACATACCAGCCGGGATGGTTGGCCGGCACCATGCCTTCGGCGTTGGCCACGGCGGTTGACTGGGGCCGGTATTCCTCTTTCCAGGGCAGCAGGGTGGAGGCGGAGGCGGCGATCACGGCCACGGCGGCCAGGCCCAGGATGATCTGGACGGCCTTTTTGTTTTCGGGGCGCACAAAGCGTCCGTAGAGCCAGGCAGCGAAGCCCAGGTAAACCAGGTAGAGCCCGGTCTTCATCAGGTAGGTCCCACTTTGGGTGAGGCCCCAGACGTTGGAGAAATATTTCCAGGTGAGATACATCAGCACGAAGCCCATCAACTCTTTGAAGATGTTCATCCATTCGCCGGGTTTGGGCACAAGTTTGAGGGCCCTGGGGAAGAGGCTGATGATGATGAAGGGCAAAGCGAAGCCCAGGCCGATGAGCAGGAAAAAGAGCACCAGCATCGGCGAGGACAGGCGCACGGCCACTTCCAGCGCCGGACCCATGAAGGGGCCCATGCAGGAAAAGCCCATCAGAAAGGCGAATACGCCGGCGAAGAAGGAGCCGCCGTAACCCTTTTTGGAGGTGGTTTTGGCCGCCGCGTTCATCCCCGGCACGGTCATTTCCCACACCCCCATCAGCGAGAGGCCAAAGAGGAAGAGGATGCTCATCATGATGAGGTTGTAGAGCAGGCTCTGGCTGAGGAAACCGTAGGTGAGGTTGACCCCGGAGGCCCGGGCGATCACAAACACGGCCGCGATGGCGCCGAAGGAGAGCAGCACGCCAAGGGTGTAAACCAGGGTGTGGATCAGCACTTTGGAGATGTCTTTCTGGGCCTGGTTCACCATGCTCATCGCGCGGATGGGCAGGATGGGCAGCACGCAGGGCGTGAAATTTAGCACGATCCCGCCCAGGATGGCCAGCAGCATGTAGTACCAAATCTGGCCGCCACTGGCTTTTTCAGTGGCCGGGGCGGGGGGTACCGCGTCATCGTTTGAGGTTTGGGCGCTGGCAACAACGGCCGTGGAGTCGGCCGTAACCGGCTGCACCTCAGCAAGCTCTTCTTCCGGCTCATCCTCGCTTGCGGCCACTTCTTCCGCCACCGGCAGGATCTGCAGCTTCACGCTGCCTTCCTCGTCGCGGGGCGGATCGCAGAAACCGCTGGTCTTGTGGCAGAGGTTGTAGGACAGGCTGGCCTTGAGGTTGAGAGGCCCCGGTTGGGCGGTTTTGCTCACTGTGAAAGGCCGGCTGAGGGTGAGGGATTTGTAATATTCCCAGACCTCGCCGTTCTTGTGGTTGGGGGCGGGATAGCTGGTCTTGCCGAATTTCAGCTGCGGATACTCGCCGGTTTCGATCAGATAGAGATAGCCGTCCTCGCCCTCGGCGGGGTCGTAGGACTGCTTTTTCTCGGCATCGGTGATGGTGAGCGTGGCGCGCAGGACACCTTTGTCCCCGGGTTTAAGCTGGCTGGGGCTGACGCTGAACTTCACGCTCTGCGCGCTAAGCAGCAGGGCGGAAAGGGCGATCAGCGTTGCCAGGAAGAGCGTCTTGGCTGGAAGGCGCATCAAAAAACCTCCACGGTTTGCGTATTTTAGTGTTAACGGTTGGGTGCAATTTACATTCCATAGGGCGGAATATCTGCAAGGATGGGTTTGGCCCGTTTGCGGCGCAGATCGTGATATTGGGAGATGAGCAGGCCCAGGATGGTGAGCAGCACTCCAGCCACGGTGCGCCAGGTGACGGCGTCACGCAGGATCAGCCAAGCCAGGGCCACGGTGAAGACAGGGATGAGGTTGGTGAAAATGTTGGAGCGCACCACACCCAGTTCGCGGATCACGCCGGTAAAGAGAAGGAACGCGCCCACGGAGGCGAAAAGGGACATGGCGGCGATGGTGAGCAAGCCCTGGGCGGAGTGGTCCAGGGTGGAAAAGTGCTTCCAGTCGAAGATCAGGAAGACCGGCAGCATGTAGAGCATGCCGAAGAGGCTTTGCCAGGCCACGATGGTGAGGGAACGGTATTTGAGGGTGATGCGGCGCACGGTGATGCCGTAGAACATCCCGGCGAAGACCGCCAGCAGCAGCAGCAGAACGCCTTTCAGGGTGCCGGAGAGGTCGGGTTCGGCAACGCTGAGCAGGGCCACCCCGGAAAAAGAGACCAGCAGGCCCACGATCAGCAGGGGGTAGATGGTTTCCTTCAGGAAGAGCCAGGCGCCCAGGGCCGTCACCAGCGGAATGGTGGAGATGATGAGCGAGCCGAGGGTGGGAGAGACGAACTGCATGCCGTTGGCCTCGCCCA
This is a stretch of genomic DNA from Candidatus Cloacimonadota bacterium. It encodes these proteins:
- a CDS encoding TlpA family protein disulfide reductase; amino-acid sequence: MKCQILVIILLLLAGSLVAEPMPEFRLPNASNQNVTLAELLGRGPVIIDFWADYCQPCKQAMPALDALAQKYDSLTVVLVSIDAPKAQTKAKNYLKGKNFKFVSLFDPDQTLAKKLNVTEPPHTFILDKAGEIVLEHKGFVAGDEQDYEIKVRSLLGIEAEKGSDCDCEEPCEDCDCEEKAAPEQKLNPVQTPKSPCENCH
- a CDS encoding thioredoxin family protein, with translation MRLPAKTLFLATLIALSALLLSAQSVKFSVSPSQLKPGDKGVLRATLTITDAEKKQSYDPAEGEDGYLYLIETGEYPQLKFGKTSYPAPNHKNGEVWEYYKSLTLSRPFTVSKTAQPGPLNLKASLSYNLCHKTSGFCDPPRDEEGSVKLQILPVAEEVAASEDEPEEELAEVQPVTADSTAVVASAQTSNDDAVPPAPATEKASGGQIWYYMLLAILGGIVLNFTPCVLPILPIRAMSMVNQAQKDISKVLIHTLVYTLGVLLSFGAIAAVFVIARASGVNLTYGFLSQSLLYNLIMMSILFLFGLSLMGVWEMTVPGMNAAAKTTSKKGYGGSFFAGVFAFLMGFSCMGPFMGPALEVAVRLSSPMLVLFFLLIGLGFALPFIIISLFPRALKLVPKPGEWMNIFKELMGFVLMYLTWKYFSNVWGLTQSGTYLMKTGLYLVYLGFAAWLYGRFVRPENKKAVQIILGLAAVAVIAASASTLLPWKEEYRPQSTAVANAEGMVPANHPGWYVFSPELFARMQSEGKPVFLDIGADWCTNCKANEKKVLLQPDIQAEFSKRGVVLLKGDFTREDPVLKDWMQKGGSIGVPFNVLYIPGREPVKMAELFSKADLLKALELIPETTE
- a CDS encoding DMT family transporter; translated protein: MWKIYLRAVGAMLFWALTFVWIKVALLTYRPYEIVFLRLALASLLMFGVIFLFGKREKVEPKDLLYLMMVAFFEPFLYFLGEANGMQFVSPTLGSLIISTIPLVTALGAWLFLKETIYPLLIVGLLVSFSGVALLSVAEPDLSGTLKGVLLLLLAVFAGMFYGITVRRITLKYRSLTIVAWQSLFGMLYMLPVFLIFDWKHFSTLDHSAQGLLTIAAMSLFASVGAFLLFTGVIRELGVVRSNIFTNLIPVFTVALAWLILRDAVTWRTVAGVLLTILGLLISQYHDLRRKRAKPILADIPPYGM